The Raphanus sativus cultivar WK10039 unplaced genomic scaffold, ASM80110v3 Scaffold0430, whole genome shotgun sequence genome includes a window with the following:
- the LOC108837533 gene encoding uncharacterized protein LOC108837533 encodes MDDLVEQGRPPGDPPDMTGSWVKKVTGSNAGGMPNPEELIDDAFVSERVRLELPNGEEGEPVITIEQEVLEAMNGLWKHCMIVKVLGRVTSIAALIRKLREMWKPKGSMYVMDLPRQYFMIRFGDEDEYLAALAGGPWRVFGSYLVVQAWTPSFDPLSDDIVTTPVWIRLANIPINFYHKSILMGIAKALGKPVKVDLTTLNFERARFARICVEVNLQKPLKGSILINGDRYFVSYEGLPQICSSCGMFGHLVHMCPKVIQERAAIERASQEQRIISVDVHQSINGNPGRTRQADDGFTPVRNKSGKRGESSRSKTAAGNQREGSGRNLREIPQNKETPNILVSNSFGRLMEDLESPEIRQEAVGQGENKENEIIKENANIQIHKNQTMSVNRESGVIFSAGNSNETRPKVNPLAVKKNGGSYKGPDNKITKPKSVVKSRPMRGLVFGPTGGGIELSSNGKRLRVEKENLGRAGGPFLQDCSVRIDGDLPQLAEGFTESNPTMGVVDANLEKDAGMQEAPLETTESHEA; translated from the coding sequence ATGGATGACTTGGTGGAGCAAGGGCGCCCCCCGGGGGATCCTCCGGACATGACGGGCTCGTGGGTGAAGAAGGTTACGGGTTCGAATGCTGGAGGGATGCCAAATCCGGAGGAACTGATCGATGATGCGTTCGTTTCAGAGAGAGTCAGGCTGGAACTTCCGAATGGAGAAGAGGGGGAGCCGGTGATCACTATTGAACAGGAGGTGCTGGAAGCCATGAATGGACTATGGAAGCACTGTATGATCGTGAAAGTTTTGGGGAGGGTTACTTCAATTGCGGCTCTGATCAGGAAGCTTCGTGAGATGTGGAAGCCAAAGGGTTCGATGTACGTAATGGACCTTCCGCGACAATACTTTATGATAAGGTTCGGAGATGAAGATGAGTACTTGGCGGCGCTTGCAGGGGGACCTTGGAGGGTTTTCGGGAGTTACCTTGTGGTACAAGCATGGACACCATCTTTTGATCCTCTAAGCGATGACATCGTGACGACCCCTGTGTGGATACGATTGGCAAATATCCCTATCAATTTCTATCACAAATCCATCTTGATGGGAATTGCTAAGGCGTTGGGAAAACCGGTTAAAGTGGATTTAACGACTTTGAACTTCGAAAGGGCAAGATTCGCCAGGATTTGTGTTGAGGTGAACCTGCAGAAACCTTTGAAGGGCTCGATATTAATCAATGGGGACAGATACTTTGTATCATATGAAGGTCTACCGCAAATTTGTTCAAGCTGTGGGATGTTTGGTCATTTGGTGCATATGTGTCCGAAGGTTATTCAAGAGCGTGCAGCCATTGAAAGGGCTTCTCAAGAACAGAGAATCATATCGGTGGATGTACACCAGAGTATCAACGGTAATCCGGGTCGAACACGTCAGGCAGATGACGGTTTCACGCCGGTGCGTAACAAATCTGGGAAGAGGGGAGAAAGCTCGAGGAGTAAGACGGCGGCAGGAAACCAAAGAGAGGGTTCCGGTCGAAATCTCCGGGAGATCCCTCAAAATAAGGAAACTCCGAATATTTTGGTATCAAACAGTTTTGGAAGATTGATGGAGGATTTGGAATCTCCGGAGATAAGGCAAGAAGCGGTTGGTCAAGGCGAGAATAAGGAGAATGAGATTATTAAGGAAAATGCGAATATTCAGATTCACAAAAATCAGACGATGAGTGTAAATCGCGAATCTGGGGTGATTTTTTCGGCGGGAAACTCAAATGAGACTCGGCCCAAGGTTAATCCACTGGCAGTAAAAAAGAATGGGGGGAGTTACAAAGGCCCGGACAATAAAATCACAAAGCCCAAATCAGTTGTGAAGTCGAGGCCCATGAGAGGGCTTGTGTTTGGCCCAACCGGTGGAGGGATCGAATTGTCGAGCAACGGGAAACGATTGAGAGTTGAGAAGGAGAACCTGGGGAGAGCTGGTGGTCCCTTTCTACAGGATTGCTCCGTTAGGATAGATGGTGATCTTCCCCAATTGGCTGAGGGTTTCACGGAGTCGAACCCGACCATGGGCGTGGTGGATGCGAATTTGGAGAAAGATGCAGGTATGCAGGAAGCTCCATTGGAGACAACGGAGTCTCATGAGGCATAA
- the LOC108838231 gene encoding nuclear transcription factor Y subunit B-9-like → MPPEQDHYLPIANVTRIMRNILPSEARISEEAKENIRICATEYISFVTAEANDICQSERRTTITAGDILSAMSKPGFEDYVGPLSVFINRYRHFETDPGCCSLRGESSLFDPAYGGSGIGFHGPSPHGPPPLCPLPYGPLLHGPPPHGPPPPVPNGLRFVGSVYGNGWWRSVLPKQVGSGWNYW, encoded by the coding sequence ATGCCTCCTGAACAAGACCACTACCTGCCAATCGCAAACGTCACAAGGATCATGCGTAACATCTTACCATCGGAAGCCAGAATCTCTGAAGAGGCCAAAGAAAATATTCGAATATGCGCCACCGAGTATATTAGCTTTGTGACCGCTGAAGCTAACGATATTTGCCAATCTGAGCGACGTACGACAATAACTGCTGGCGATATCCTTTCGGCTATGAGCAAGCCTGGGTTCGAAGATTACGTTGGACCACTCAGTGTGTTCATTAATCGGTACCGTCACTTCGAGACCGATCCTGGGTGTTGTTCACTCAGAGGTGAGTCATCGTTGTTTGATCCGGCCTATGGAGGAAGTGGTATTGGGTTTCACGGTCCATCACCTCATGGCCCACCACCGCTTTGTCCACTACCTTATGGCCCACTACTGCATGGTCCTCCACCTCATGGCCCACCTCCTCCGGTTCCTAATGGATTACGGTTTGTTGGATCAGTCTATGGTAATGGGTGGTGGCGTTCGGTACTACCCAAACAGGTCGGGTCAGGATGGAACTACTGGTGA